In one window of Camelina sativa cultivar DH55 chromosome 15, Cs, whole genome shotgun sequence DNA:
- the LOC104745771 gene encoding polynucleotide 3'-phosphatase ZDP-like isoform X2 has translation MITKFASLPFSSLLIINCSTLYFRQRTPQYYYLYNPSHIWRRTPPAKKKKKMPVVAEYAKSNRSSCKSCSEKIAVKSLRLGLISKGPGGVDMTRWHHFACFPTDSEPIASADDIQGLSALEKDDQDALMKMVEQCGEESAKKELPKMDEENAESVADNELTEETKKGKHSPVAKLVEQCGEPAKERDEVEEIKMPASDVISGEKIKETTGSPDSSKVIAEYAKSSRSKCKKCSQTIAAKELRLGLVTRNFRGFDMTQWHHLGCFPVDSDPIGSVEDIGGFSELQSGDQDALKELVKQCGKKTLVDKMDEDNDESDNTRLTEETNKRKHSEVVKMVDEDDSQTKANQHTSRKHKVNNSESTSQVEVEAEISLSASDVKDKYRDANLLPKWKAFETVIFLERDDGLKDSEKIAAFDFDGCLAKTSVKITGAHAWSLMYPSIPEKLQSLYNEGYKLVIFTNESNIDRWKNKRQAAVDSKIGRLNSFIKRVEVPIQVFIACGFSSSAGKDDRYRKPKAGMWQLMKKHFNSGIAIDMDKSFYVGDAAGRKMDHSDADIKFAQANGLKFYTPEEYFISSST, from the exons ATGATTACTAAATTCGCGTCTCTTCCTTTCTCCTCTCTTCTTATAATCAATTGTTCCACTCTCTATTTCCGACAACGAACACCACAGTACTACTATCTCTACAACCCCAGTCACATTTGGAGAAGAACACCgccggcgaagaagaagaagaaaatgccTGTCGTAGCCGAGTACGCGAAGTCGAATCGATCGTCTTGTAAGTCATGTTCGGAGAAGATTGCAGTGAAATCGCTTAGGTTAGGGTTGATTAGCAAAGGACCTGGTGGGGTTGATATGACCAGGTGGCACCATTTCGCTTGTTTCCCTACTGATTCTGAGCCGATTGCTTCAGCTGATGATATCCAAGGCTTATCCGCTTTAGAG AAAGATGATCAGGATGCTTTGATGAAGATGGTGGAACAGTGTGGTGAAGAGTCTGCTaaaaaa GAATTACCGAAGATGGATGAAGAGAATGCGGAATCTGTAGCTGATAATGAGTTAACGGAGGAGACAAAGAAAGGAAAACATTCTCCGGTTGCAAAATTGGTGGAACAATGTGGCGAGCCTGCAAAAGAA CGTGATGAGGTTGAAGAGATTAAAATGCCTGCATCAGATGTAATAAGTGGGGAGAAGATTAAGGAGACGACAGGGTCTCCTGATTCTTCAAAAGTTATTGCTGAGTATGCAAAATCAAGCAGATCAAAGTGCAAGAAGTGCTCTCAGACTATCGCTGCAAAGGAACTGAGGTTAGGGCTAGTGACCAGAAACTTCCGGGGCTTTGATATGACACAGTGGCATCACTTGGGTTGTTTTCCTGTCGACTCAGATCCAATTGGTTCTGTAGAAGACATTGGTGGATTTTCAGAACTGCAG AGTGGTGATCAGGATGCATTAAAGGAATTGGTCAAACAATGCGGGAAGAAGACTTTGGTAGAT AAGATGGATGAAGATAATGACGAATCTGATAATACTAGGCTAACTGAGgagacaaacaaaagaaaacattctGAG GTTGTTAAAATGGTGGATGAAGATGATTCGCAAACTAAAGCAAACCAACACACGTCTAGAAAACATAAG GTGAACAATAGTGAGTCAACTTCTCAGGTCGAGGTTGAAGCAGAAATCTCTCTTTCAGCTTCTGATGTGAAGGATAAGTACAGG GATGCCAATCTATTACCAAAATGGAAAGCTTTCGAGACAGTTATATTCCTTGAGCGG GATGATGGTCTTAAAGATTCAGAGAAAATAGCTGCATTTGACTTCGATGGATGCCTTGCAAAAACATCTGTGAAGAT tacAGGGGCACATGCATGGTCTCTTATGTACCCCTCCATTCCTGAGAAACTGCAAAGTCTGTACAATGAAGGCTATAAGCTG GTCATTTTCACAAATGAATCCAACATTGATCGATGGAAGAACAAAAGGCAAGCTGCTGTAGATTCGAAGATCGGACGTCTCAACAGTTTTATCAAGCGCGTGGAGGTTCCCATTCAG GTGTTTATAGCCTGCGGGTTCTCAAGTTCTGCTGGTAAAGATGACCGTTACCGCAAACCTAAGGCTGGAATGTGGCAACTTATGAAGAAGCATTTTAACTCTGGAATTGCAATTGATATGGATAA ATCCTTCTACGTTGGGGATGCAGCCGGAAGAAAAATGGATCACAGCGACGCTGACATCAAATTTGCGCAG GCAAATGGACTAAAGTTTTACACCCCGGAGGAGTACTTTATCTCTTCAAGTACATAA
- the LOC104745771 gene encoding polynucleotide 3'-phosphatase ZDP-like isoform X1, with amino-acid sequence MITKFASLPFSSLLIINCSTLYFRQRTPQYYYLYNPSHIWRRTPPAKKKKKMPVVAEYAKSNRSSCKSCSEKIAVKSLRLGLISKGPGGVDMTRWHHFACFPTDSEPIASADDIQGLSALEKDDQDALMKMVEQCGEESAKKELPKMDEENAESVADNELTEETKKGKHSPVAKLVEQCGEPAKEQRDEVEEIKMPASDVISGEKIKETTGSPDSSKVIAEYAKSSRSKCKKCSQTIAAKELRLGLVTRNFRGFDMTQWHHLGCFPVDSDPIGSVEDIGGFSELQSGDQDALKELVKQCGKKTLVDKMDEDNDESDNTRLTEETNKRKHSEVVKMVDEDDSQTKANQHTSRKHKVNNSESTSQVEVEAEISLSASDVKDKYRDANLLPKWKAFETVIFLERDDGLKDSEKIAAFDFDGCLAKTSVKITGAHAWSLMYPSIPEKLQSLYNEGYKLVIFTNESNIDRWKNKRQAAVDSKIGRLNSFIKRVEVPIQVFIACGFSSSAGKDDRYRKPKAGMWQLMKKHFNSGIAIDMDKSFYVGDAAGRKMDHSDADIKFAQANGLKFYTPEEYFISSST; translated from the exons ATGATTACTAAATTCGCGTCTCTTCCTTTCTCCTCTCTTCTTATAATCAATTGTTCCACTCTCTATTTCCGACAACGAACACCACAGTACTACTATCTCTACAACCCCAGTCACATTTGGAGAAGAACACCgccggcgaagaagaagaagaaaatgccTGTCGTAGCCGAGTACGCGAAGTCGAATCGATCGTCTTGTAAGTCATGTTCGGAGAAGATTGCAGTGAAATCGCTTAGGTTAGGGTTGATTAGCAAAGGACCTGGTGGGGTTGATATGACCAGGTGGCACCATTTCGCTTGTTTCCCTACTGATTCTGAGCCGATTGCTTCAGCTGATGATATCCAAGGCTTATCCGCTTTAGAG AAAGATGATCAGGATGCTTTGATGAAGATGGTGGAACAGTGTGGTGAAGAGTCTGCTaaaaaa GAATTACCGAAGATGGATGAAGAGAATGCGGAATCTGTAGCTGATAATGAGTTAACGGAGGAGACAAAGAAAGGAAAACATTCTCCGGTTGCAAAATTGGTGGAACAATGTGGCGAGCCTGCAAAAGAA CAGCGTGATGAGGTTGAAGAGATTAAAATGCCTGCATCAGATGTAATAAGTGGGGAGAAGATTAAGGAGACGACAGGGTCTCCTGATTCTTCAAAAGTTATTGCTGAGTATGCAAAATCAAGCAGATCAAAGTGCAAGAAGTGCTCTCAGACTATCGCTGCAAAGGAACTGAGGTTAGGGCTAGTGACCAGAAACTTCCGGGGCTTTGATATGACACAGTGGCATCACTTGGGTTGTTTTCCTGTCGACTCAGATCCAATTGGTTCTGTAGAAGACATTGGTGGATTTTCAGAACTGCAG AGTGGTGATCAGGATGCATTAAAGGAATTGGTCAAACAATGCGGGAAGAAGACTTTGGTAGAT AAGATGGATGAAGATAATGACGAATCTGATAATACTAGGCTAACTGAGgagacaaacaaaagaaaacattctGAG GTTGTTAAAATGGTGGATGAAGATGATTCGCAAACTAAAGCAAACCAACACACGTCTAGAAAACATAAG GTGAACAATAGTGAGTCAACTTCTCAGGTCGAGGTTGAAGCAGAAATCTCTCTTTCAGCTTCTGATGTGAAGGATAAGTACAGG GATGCCAATCTATTACCAAAATGGAAAGCTTTCGAGACAGTTATATTCCTTGAGCGG GATGATGGTCTTAAAGATTCAGAGAAAATAGCTGCATTTGACTTCGATGGATGCCTTGCAAAAACATCTGTGAAGAT tacAGGGGCACATGCATGGTCTCTTATGTACCCCTCCATTCCTGAGAAACTGCAAAGTCTGTACAATGAAGGCTATAAGCTG GTCATTTTCACAAATGAATCCAACATTGATCGATGGAAGAACAAAAGGCAAGCTGCTGTAGATTCGAAGATCGGACGTCTCAACAGTTTTATCAAGCGCGTGGAGGTTCCCATTCAG GTGTTTATAGCCTGCGGGTTCTCAAGTTCTGCTGGTAAAGATGACCGTTACCGCAAACCTAAGGCTGGAATGTGGCAACTTATGAAGAAGCATTTTAACTCTGGAATTGCAATTGATATGGATAA ATCCTTCTACGTTGGGGATGCAGCCGGAAGAAAAATGGATCACAGCGACGCTGACATCAAATTTGCGCAG GCAAATGGACTAAAGTTTTACACCCCGGAGGAGTACTTTATCTCTTCAAGTACATAA
- the LOC104745773 gene encoding rab3 GTPase-activating protein non-catalytic subunit-like, with protein MAKRIHLTELGCIACEELSELGAGKEGWLVNNPNLLCALDSHSLALANRNLILIVNWGDPDAPRVKIRPDLSPIEAESITAIEWLVFDDVRVVVAGTSCGYLLVYSVSGDLIHKQMVHSSRILKIRVRGTKKDLIQETSTEEICFVMPGIIARFDGSNIQSMLQKWFQEKNSNFWDQKNRKGDVEETGSLYQRLPYQIWNVNKNGVCVDATVTGVMPPPLLELQSSQRYYCAVTIGEDAVISAYRLSEDRGRSLVGAILSKVVPAAASTIASFSKLIWRSNDQSPKRKPEAKTQSFARASSLTCIKDYPRKGEKLTLSPSGTLAAITDSLGRILLLDTQALVVVRLWKGYRDASCVFMEMLAKKDKGKGVIHTEPVKSDYCLCLAIHAPRKGIIEVWQMRTGPRLLTIQCAKGSKLLQPAYRFGSNSSSSPYIPLEVFLLNGDSGQVSMLNRSLS; from the exons atgGCGAAGAGGATCCACCTGACGGAACTAGGCTGCATAGCGTGTGAGGAACTTAGCGAGCTCGGTGCGGGGAAAGAAGGGTGGCTAGTGAACAATCCGAATCTTTTATGTGCACTCGATTCTCACTCTTTAGCCCTAGCCAATCGTAATCTCATCTTGATTGTGAATTGGGGTGATCCTGATGCGCCTCGTGTCAAGATCAGACCTGATCTGTCTCCGATTGAGGCTGAGTCGATTACGGCGATTGAATGGTTAGTGTTTGATGACGTCAGAGTCGTCGTTGCTGGGACTTCTTGTGGGTATCTCCTGGTTTACTCTGTTTCCGGTGATCTGATTCATAAGCAG ATGGTACACTCAAGCCGTATCTTGAAAATAAGAGTACGAGGAACTAAGAAAGATTTGATACAAGAGACATCCACTGAGGAGATCTGCTTTGTAATGCCTGGTATCATTGCCCGTTTTGATGGCTCCAACATTCAG AGTATGCTTCAgaaatggtttcaagagaaaaattctaatttttggGACCAAAAGAATAGAAAGGGAGATGTAGAAGAGACTGGTAGTTTGTACCAACGACTACCGTATCAGATATGGAATGTGAACAAGAATGGTGTGTGTGTTGATGCTACTGTCACTGGCGTAATGCCTCCTCCATTACTAGAACTTCAG TCAAGTCAACGTTATTATTGTGCAGTGACCATTGGAGAGGATGCTGTAATCTCTGCTTACAG GCTCTCAGAAGATAGAGGTAGATCACTTGTTGGAGCGATTCTTTCAAAAGTTGTGCCTGCTGCTGCTTCAACCATAGCTTCTTTTTCTAAACTGATCTGGAGAAGTAATGATCAATCACCAAAACGAAAGCCAGAAGCCAAGACTCAGTCATTTGCTCGAG CATCATCCTTGACATGTATAAAGGACTATCCAAGGAAAGGCGAGAAGCTGACGTTATCCCCTAGTGGGACATTAGCTGCGATAACAGATTCTCTTGGTCGAATACTTCTGCTAGACACTCAAGCTCTCGTAGTTGTCCGGCTTTGGAAG GGTTATCGTGACGCAAGCTGTGTGTTCATGGAGATGTTAGCCAAAAAAGACAAAGGAAAAGGAGTAATTCACACAGAACCGGTAAAAAGTGATTACTGTCTATGCTTAGCCATTCACGCGCCACGAAAAGGCATCATCGAG GTGTGGCAGATGAGAACAGGGCCGCGTCTTCTAACAATTCAATGTGCAAAAGGTAGCAAATTGTTGCAGCCAGCGTACAGGTTCGGatcaaattcatcatcttctccttaCATTCCACTTGAAGTCTTCTTACTCAATGGAGATTCTGGCCAAGTCTCTATGCTCAACCGATCTCTCTCTTAA
- the LOC104745772 gene encoding uncharacterized protein LOC104745772 — MLSQDLSFSKTLNPSFSLRKSQPNCGVRSVVSVLPVITERTYAFRFKSFELSLRNDGGFWRDVRALAGRSKKKLGGGGSSGGRIEGDADMRKQVKRNARDKSKKLAESLFYRLYNNPDKSRSNILSSHPDKFTEEELEMIGLGYDRMVRFMDKDDPRLRHPYDWFKYGEFGPYSWRGVVVGDPVRGTISDECVTMIGEVENHEEFEKIEQHDMNLAFQKRVKELDSNLGLKYFWVFVRHPKWRLSELPWEQWTLVSEVVVEADMKQRLDKWNLMGRLGNKSRSLICQCAAWFRPDIVYVKKPVFQCRFEPQEDFFNSLIPYLNPVTESGYVCEVEDDEGRVEYSTYYGGLCKMLKVRQTAFVDDVVNAYEKSSDEKKSKVLKFLLGNHPNELLHPYTKEWKAKLEEMELGCDAPDENEDRMNISGNSEKAEFSEWIEDEADDDDDDDEVEEENDDDNMVVDVEGSEEEDSLEGETEETDPEEDERYWEEQFNKATSNAERMEKLAEMSMVVSDRFYEKQLKAMEEREKSEIEGDELEMRGKKAKVKPEEWKTVGYGRWMKKIKKSRIPPELFLRAAVRPFVYRNLVKEIVLTRHAILEGEIGQKE, encoded by the coding sequence ATGCTGAGTCAAGATTTATCCTTTTCTAAAACCCTGAACCCTAGCTTCTCCCTCCGTAAATCTCAACCCAATTGCGGCGTACGAAGTGTCGTTTCGGTTTTACCGGTTATAACCGAGAGGACCTATGCGTTCAGATTCAAAAGCTTCGAGCTTTCGCTCAGAAACGATGGTGGATTTTGGCGAGATGTGCGAGCTTTGGCGGGGAGGAGCAAGAAGAAGCTTGGAGGAGGAGGTTCGTCTGGTGGGAGGATAGAAGGAGATGCAGATATGAGGAAGCAAGTGAAGCGTAACGCTCGTGATAAGTCTAAGAAGCTAGCGGAATCTTTGTTTTACAGATTGTATAATAACCCTGACAAGAGTCGAAGTAACATTCTCAGTAGCCACCCGGATAAGTTCACGGAAGAGGAGCTTGAGATGATTGGGCTTGGTTACGATAGGATGGTTCGGTTTATGGATAAGGATGACCCTAGATTGCGTCATCCTTATGATTGGTTCAAGTATGGGGAGTTTGGACCTTACTCGTGGCGTGGTGTTGTGGTTGGTGATCCTGTTCGTGGTACTATATCTGATGAGTGTGTTACTATGATTGGTGAAGTTGAGAATCATGAAGAGTTTGAGAAGATTGAGCAGCATGACATGAATTTAGCTTTTCAGAAGAGGGTTAAGGAGTTGGATTCGAATCTTGGTTTGAagtatttttgggtttttgttagGCATCCGAAATGGAGACTCAGTGAGTTGCCGTGGGAGCAGTGGACGTTGGTTAGCGAAGTGGTTGTGGAAGCGGATATGAAGCAGAGGCTGGACAAGTGGAATTTGATGGGGAGATTGGGGAACAAGTCTAGGTCTTTGATATGTCAATGTGCGGCTTGGTTTAGACCTGATATTGTGTATGTGAAGAAGCCTGTGTTTCAGTGTAGGTTTGAGCCTCAAGAAGATTTCTTTAACTCGCTCATCCCTTATCTTAACCCGGTAACGGAATCTGGATACGTGTGTGAAGTGGAGGATGATGAAGGTAGAGTGGAGTACAGTACTTATTACGGAGGGTTGTGTAAGATGCTGAAGGTGAGACAGACAGCTTTTGTTGATGATGTGGTAAATGCTTATGAGAAGTCGAGTGATGAAAAGAAGTCCAAAGTGTTGAAGTTCTTGCTTGGAAACCACCCGAACGAGTTGTTGCATCCGTATACAAAAGAGTGGAAAGCAAAGTTGGAGGAGATGGAGCTTGGGTGTGATGCTCCAGATGAAAATGAGGATAGGATGAATATTAGTGGAAACTCAGAGAAGGCTGAATTCTCAGAGTGGATTGAAGATGAAgctgacgatgatgatgatgatgatgaggtggaggaagagaatgatgatgataacatgGTTGTGGATGTGGAGGGAAGCGAGGAAGAAGACAGTTTAGAAGGTGAAACAGAGGAGACGGATCCGGAGGAGGATGAAAGGTACTGGGAAGAGCAGTTCAACAAAGCGACAAGCAACGCAGAAAGGATGGAGAAACTTGCTGAGATGAGTATGGTGGTATCAGATAGGTTTTATGAGAAGCAGTTAAAGGCAATGgaggaaagagaaaagagtgAGATTGAAGGAGATGAGTTGGAAATGAGAGGTAAGAAGGCAAAAGTGAAACCAGAAGAATGGAAGACAGTAGGATATGGAAggtggatgaagaagataaagaagagtaGGATCCCACCTGAGCTATTTCTCCGTGCTGCTGTTAGGCCCTTTGTTTACAGAAACCTTGTCAAAGAGATTGTTCTGACAAGACACGCCATTTTGGAAGGAGAGATTGGTCAAAAGGAGTGA
- the LOC104745774 gene encoding peptide-N4-(N-acetyl-beta-glucosaminyl)asparagine amidase A-like: MVTTSPLIFFFFFFAATLSAVAADHHEARSRFKPPHFSPLFFSALSQNVTKSRTRYFEVQKPPVPNPSQSPSCSYHILHHDFGYTYAKPPVLANYTLPSHCSSSREFSKIVLEFKSTSKGRQFDRIFGIWLNGVEILRSCTAEPRPNGIVWSVEKDVTKYHSILVKNETQILAVYLGNLIDKTYTGVYHVDVTFHFYQLEKNLQDSSYGYSSPQADMILPVSRDLPLNDGLWFEIVSSNDSKYKEFEIPRNVYRAVLEVYVSFHENDEFWYGNLPNDFVTANNLSVAGNGPFREVVVSLDGDVAGAVWPFPVVFTGGINPLLWRPITAIGSFDLPSYDVEITPFLGSLLDGKTHKVGFSVTNALNVWYIDANLHLWLDQEREIVEGKVLEFSRSSLKITSVSDFKGMNGNFTTKAKRSITSTVLVKSSHGDIITSANQEFSYENTMVLGKDAGLQIIDQLILADDRVHAKRNSREVYCAKSIKRFPFYLYSDSLEQQNDTSLEISNVTMGFNEERSESDKGLMRTFKSKLENKQDGQGVMVVKNNLVVNGYGSTQQVYNYVGSDQCYFRNISSSNYTILYDKRGTVCKKKTLKLPPRLEHLTRQHHLLA; the protein is encoded by the coding sequence atggtcaCGACTTCTccgctcatcttcttcttcttcttcttcgccgcaACTCTCTCCGCCGTCGCCGCCGATCACCACGAAGCCAGATCACGTTTCAAACCTCCTCATTTCTCTccactcttcttctctgctctTTCTCAAAACGTCACCAAATCCCGTACTCGTTACTTCGAAGTTCAAAAACCTCCAGTACCAAATCCATCTCAATCACCGTCGTGCTCGTATCATATTCTCCACCATGACTTTGGCTACACCTATGCTAAACCACCGGTTCTCGCCAACTACACTCTTCCCTCACACTGCTCGTCGTCTCGAGAGTTCTCCAAAATCGTCCTCGAATTCAAATCCACCAGCAAAGGAAGACAGTTCGATCGTATCTTCGGCATTTGGCTCAACGGCGTTGAGATTCTCCGTAGCTGCACCGCCGAGCCTAGACCAAACGGTATCGTTTGGTCAGTTGAGAAAGATGTCACCAAGTATCACTCTATCCTCGTCAAGAACGAGACTCAGATCCTCGCCGTCTATCTCGGTAATCTTATTGATAAGACCTATACTGGTGTTTACCATGTCGATGTCACTTTCCATTTCTATCAACTCGAAAAGAATCTTCAAGATTCTTCTTATGGTTACAGCTCTCCTCAAGCTGATATGATCTTGCCTGTTTCTAGAGACCTTCCGTTAAACGATGGGTTGTGGTTTGAAATCGTGAGTTCGAATGATTCCAAGTATAAGGAGTTTGAGATACCTAGGAATGTGTATAGAGCTGTTCTTGAGGTTTATGTTTCTTTCCATGAGAATGATGAGTTTTGGTATGGTAATCTTCCTAATGACTTCGTTACTGCTAATAATCTTAGTGTTGCTGGTAATGGACCTTTTAGAGAAGTTGTCGTTAGTCTTGACGGTGATGTCGCTGGTGCTGTTTGGCCTTTCCCTGTTGTTTTCACTGGTGGGATTAATCCTTTGCTTTGGAGACCAATTACTGCTATTGGTTCTTTTGATTTGCCGAGTTATGATGTTGAGATTACGCCGTTTTTGGGAAGTTTGTTGGATGGGAAGACTCATAAGGTCGGGTTTAGTGTGACAAACGCTTTGAATGTTTGGTATATAGATGCGAATTTGCATCTTTGGTTGGATCAGGAGAGGGAGATAGTTGAAGGGAAAGTGTTGGAGTTCAGTAGAAGCTCTTTGAAGATTACCTCTGTCTCAGACTTTAAAGGCATGAATGGGAACTTCACTACGAAAGCAAAGAGGTCGATAACTTCTACCGTGTTGGTCAAATCCTCTCATGGGGATATCATAACTAGTGCTAATCAAGAATTCAGCTATGAAAACACGATGGTTTTAGGTAAAGATGCGGGTTTGCAGATCATAGATCAGTTGATCCTAGCTGATGATCGTGTTCACGCTAAGAGAAACTCGAGAGAGGTCTACTGCGCAAAATCCATCAAGAGGTTTCCTTTTTACCTCTACTCTGACTCTTTGGAGCAGCAGAATGACACATCTCTGGAGATTTCGAATGTCACGATGGGATTCAACGAGGAGAGATCAGAGAGCGACAAAGGGTTGATGAGAACATTCAAGAGCAAGCTCGAAAACAAACAAGATGGGCAAGGAGTTATGGTGGTGAAGAATAACTTAGTGGTCAATGGATATGGAAGCACACAACAAGTGTATAACTATGTTGGAAGTGACCAATGTTACTTCAGAAACATCAGTAGCTCCAACTACACCATTCTGTATGACAAACGTGGTACTGTTTGCAAGAAGAAAACGCTGAAACTCCCGCCACGACTCGAGCATCTGACGAGACAACATCATTTACTGGCTTGA
- the LOC104745771 gene encoding polynucleotide 3'-phosphatase ZDP-like isoform X3, producing the protein MITKFASLPFSSLLIINCSTLYFRQRTPQYYYLYNPSHIWRRTPPAKKKKKMPVVAEYAKSNRSSCKSCSEKIAVKSLRLGLISKGPGGVDMTRWHHFACFPTDSEPIASADDIQGLSALEKDDQDALMKMVEQCGEESAKKELPKMDEENAESVADNELTEETKKGKHSPVAKLVEQCGEPAKEQRDEVEEIKMPASDVISGEKIKETTGSPDSSKVIAEYAKSSRSKCKKCSQTIAAKELRLGLVTRNFRGFDMTQWHHLGCFPVDSDPIGSVEDIGGFSELQSGDQDALKELVKQCGKKTLKMDEDNDESDNTRLTEETNKRKHSEVVKMVDEDDSQTKANQHTSRKHKVNNSESTSQVEVEAEISLSASDVKDKYRDANLLPKWKAFETVIFLERDDGLKDSEKIAAFDFDGCLAKTSVKITGAHAWSLMYPSIPEKLQSLYNEGYKLVIFTNESNIDRWKNKRQAAVDSKIGRLNSFIKRVEVPIQVFIACGFSSSAGKDDRYRKPKAGMWQLMKKHFNSGIAIDMDKSFYVGDAAGRKMDHSDADIKFAQANGLKFYTPEEYFISSST; encoded by the exons ATGATTACTAAATTCGCGTCTCTTCCTTTCTCCTCTCTTCTTATAATCAATTGTTCCACTCTCTATTTCCGACAACGAACACCACAGTACTACTATCTCTACAACCCCAGTCACATTTGGAGAAGAACACCgccggcgaagaagaagaagaaaatgccTGTCGTAGCCGAGTACGCGAAGTCGAATCGATCGTCTTGTAAGTCATGTTCGGAGAAGATTGCAGTGAAATCGCTTAGGTTAGGGTTGATTAGCAAAGGACCTGGTGGGGTTGATATGACCAGGTGGCACCATTTCGCTTGTTTCCCTACTGATTCTGAGCCGATTGCTTCAGCTGATGATATCCAAGGCTTATCCGCTTTAGAG AAAGATGATCAGGATGCTTTGATGAAGATGGTGGAACAGTGTGGTGAAGAGTCTGCTaaaaaa GAATTACCGAAGATGGATGAAGAGAATGCGGAATCTGTAGCTGATAATGAGTTAACGGAGGAGACAAAGAAAGGAAAACATTCTCCGGTTGCAAAATTGGTGGAACAATGTGGCGAGCCTGCAAAAGAA CAGCGTGATGAGGTTGAAGAGATTAAAATGCCTGCATCAGATGTAATAAGTGGGGAGAAGATTAAGGAGACGACAGGGTCTCCTGATTCTTCAAAAGTTATTGCTGAGTATGCAAAATCAAGCAGATCAAAGTGCAAGAAGTGCTCTCAGACTATCGCTGCAAAGGAACTGAGGTTAGGGCTAGTGACCAGAAACTTCCGGGGCTTTGATATGACACAGTGGCATCACTTGGGTTGTTTTCCTGTCGACTCAGATCCAATTGGTTCTGTAGAAGACATTGGTGGATTTTCAGAACTGCAG AGTGGTGATCAGGATGCATTAAAGGAATTGGTCAAACAATGCGGGAAGAAGACTTTG AAGATGGATGAAGATAATGACGAATCTGATAATACTAGGCTAACTGAGgagacaaacaaaagaaaacattctGAG GTTGTTAAAATGGTGGATGAAGATGATTCGCAAACTAAAGCAAACCAACACACGTCTAGAAAACATAAG GTGAACAATAGTGAGTCAACTTCTCAGGTCGAGGTTGAAGCAGAAATCTCTCTTTCAGCTTCTGATGTGAAGGATAAGTACAGG GATGCCAATCTATTACCAAAATGGAAAGCTTTCGAGACAGTTATATTCCTTGAGCGG GATGATGGTCTTAAAGATTCAGAGAAAATAGCTGCATTTGACTTCGATGGATGCCTTGCAAAAACATCTGTGAAGAT tacAGGGGCACATGCATGGTCTCTTATGTACCCCTCCATTCCTGAGAAACTGCAAAGTCTGTACAATGAAGGCTATAAGCTG GTCATTTTCACAAATGAATCCAACATTGATCGATGGAAGAACAAAAGGCAAGCTGCTGTAGATTCGAAGATCGGACGTCTCAACAGTTTTATCAAGCGCGTGGAGGTTCCCATTCAG GTGTTTATAGCCTGCGGGTTCTCAAGTTCTGCTGGTAAAGATGACCGTTACCGCAAACCTAAGGCTGGAATGTGGCAACTTATGAAGAAGCATTTTAACTCTGGAATTGCAATTGATATGGATAA ATCCTTCTACGTTGGGGATGCAGCCGGAAGAAAAATGGATCACAGCGACGCTGACATCAAATTTGCGCAG GCAAATGGACTAAAGTTTTACACCCCGGAGGAGTACTTTATCTCTTCAAGTACATAA